The Mucilaginibacter yixingensis genome window below encodes:
- the ppk1 gene encoding polyphosphate kinase 1, producing the protein MAIEEKFFNRDLSWLYFNSRVLEEAANPQVPILERFRFLGIFSSNLDEFYRVRMPVLKALQKISEKDDNNIDFDEQTANVRQAEQIVMQQQKRFGQVLTTELLPLLEAQNIHLLYNKDLPDELRPAVDEYFLTDVLAYLQPQLLTEDSGFFPENNQLYFIVQALDADGKEKVYILHIPSEVLPRFYSININDRQFIIFLDDIICFNINRLFPGLKVAHCYSFKITRDAELDLNDEYGEDLSDQLEKQLSKRDLGKATRFLFQQGMPLRLLETLRSQFNMQKANAVEGGRYHNMKDLGSLPIKISGAEYDRWTPLKRAADTNRTMAQMIAEEDIIIHTPYHSYQSVLRFFNEAANNPDVEEIYITLYRVASDSRIVNALISAAKNGKKVQVVVELKARFDEANNLKWAKKMKDAGVKIIYSVTALKIHAKVGLIKTRHGNRMVYTGLLATGNFNEGTARFYTDHVLFTADKEILREVELLFIFLARREKPSPATAINFEQILVAQFNLQQRFMAMIDREIAFARQGKPAHIRIKLNNLEEQVLIKKLYEASQAGVKIELIVRSICCLIPGVPGMSENITIKRIVDRYLEHGRVFMFSNDGNKEVYLGSADWMNRNIHHRIEVCFPVKNVAIKQELIQMLDLQWHDNRQAVWLNSQLQNVPVEHTEPAISSQQAIYELLKKTNR; encoded by the coding sequence ATGGCAATCGAAGAAAAATTTTTTAACCGCGATCTGAGCTGGTTATACTTCAATAGCCGGGTACTGGAAGAAGCTGCCAACCCTCAAGTGCCTATTTTAGAGCGCTTCCGGTTTCTGGGCATCTTTTCATCTAACCTGGATGAGTTTTACCGAGTGCGGATGCCCGTGCTAAAAGCCTTACAAAAGATTAGCGAGAAGGACGATAACAACATTGACTTTGACGAGCAAACCGCCAACGTGCGCCAGGCCGAGCAAATTGTTATGCAACAGCAAAAACGCTTCGGGCAGGTGCTGACCACTGAATTACTGCCTTTACTCGAAGCCCAAAACATCCACCTGCTGTACAATAAAGACCTGCCAGATGAACTACGCCCGGCAGTTGACGAGTATTTCCTGACAGATGTTTTGGCCTACCTGCAACCACAATTGTTAACAGAAGATTCGGGCTTTTTCCCAGAGAATAATCAGCTGTATTTTATTGTTCAGGCGCTTGATGCCGATGGTAAAGAAAAAGTTTATATCCTGCATATTCCATCTGAAGTATTACCTCGCTTCTATAGCATTAATATAAATGATAGACAGTTTATTATATTTCTAGACGACATCATCTGTTTTAACATTAACCGGCTTTTTCCAGGCTTAAAAGTAGCGCATTGTTACAGCTTCAAAATTACCCGTGATGCGGAGTTGGATCTTAACGATGAGTACGGTGAAGACCTGTCTGACCAGTTGGAAAAACAATTGAGTAAGCGCGACCTTGGGAAAGCCACCCGATTCCTTTTTCAACAAGGTATGCCGCTGCGTTTGCTGGAAACCTTGCGTTCGCAATTTAACATGCAAAAGGCTAACGCAGTTGAGGGCGGCCGGTACCATAACATGAAAGATCTGGGCAGCTTGCCCATCAAAATATCCGGTGCTGAATATGACCGATGGACGCCCCTTAAACGTGCCGCTGATACCAACCGTACCATGGCGCAAATGATTGCCGAAGAGGATATCATTATCCATACGCCGTATCACTCTTACCAAAGCGTGCTGCGTTTCTTTAATGAGGCGGCAAACAATCCGGATGTAGAAGAAATTTACATCACCCTATACCGCGTTGCCAGCGACTCACGGATTGTCAATGCGCTTATCTCTGCCGCTAAAAACGGCAAAAAGGTACAGGTGGTGGTAGAACTGAAAGCCCGCTTTGACGAAGCCAACAACCTGAAATGGGCCAAAAAGATGAAGGACGCCGGCGTAAAGATCATCTACAGTGTTACCGCGCTAAAGATCCACGCCAAAGTAGGCCTCATAAAAACCCGTCATGGTAACCGAATGGTTTATACCGGCTTATTAGCCACAGGCAACTTTAACGAGGGCACTGCGCGCTTTTATACCGACCATGTGCTGTTCACAGCCGATAAGGAGATACTGCGCGAAGTGGAATTGTTGTTCATCTTCCTTGCGCGACGCGAGAAGCCATCTCCGGCAACGGCCATCAACTTTGAGCAGATACTGGTGGCGCAATTTAATTTGCAGCAACGTTTTATGGCGATGATAGACCGGGAGATTGCTTTTGCCCGGCAGGGCAAACCCGCCCATATCCGCATCAAACTCAACAACCTGGAAGAACAGGTGCTCATTAAAAAGCTTTACGAAGCATCACAAGCAGGTGTAAAAATTGAGCTGATTGTACGCAGTATTTGCTGCCTGATACCTGGCGTACCGGGCATGAGCGAAAACATTACCATCAAACGCATTGTTGACAGATACCTGGAACATGGCCGCGTTTTTATGTTTAGCAACGATGGTAACAAAGAAGTATATCTCGGTTCGGCCGATTGGATGAACCGTAATATACACCACCGTATTGAAGTCTGCTTTCCGGTAAAAAACGTAGCTATAAAGCAGGAACTGATCCAAATGCTCGATCTTCAATGGCATGATAACAGGCAGGCCGTTTGGCTAAACAGTCAGTTACAAAACGTACCGGTTGAGCATACAGAACCAGCCATCAGTTCGCAACAGGCCATTTATGAATTACTAAAGAAAACGAACAGGTAA
- a CDS encoding SdiA-regulated domain-containing protein, which produces MSKLLTLSLVSIFILGISCKDRSKDNGDNNTNVVSAKSTGPYNLNAPQKFNMPDELVEISGIAFRNLDPSVVYTEQDEAGKVYQIKLGEQKTKTTKFAKPGDFEDIALSGNYVIMLRSDGKFYTFPFSELGKPEASGVQEFKNLIPPGEYESLFADGGKLYMVAKHVAEGHQRKICDGYMLNVGADGSLSAAGTFSIDVKEIDKLSGTQRTDFRPSAMARHPLTKDWYILSSVNKMLVVTDGNWKVKSVYKLTHPAFLQPEGIVFDKQGNLYISNEGDKITPGTILRFKYNAQP; this is translated from the coding sequence ATGAGTAAATTATTGACATTAAGCTTAGTATCGATATTTATCTTAGGAATTTCTTGCAAAGACAGATCAAAGGACAACGGTGACAATAACACTAATGTAGTGAGTGCCAAATCAACCGGTCCTTACAATCTGAACGCGCCGCAAAAGTTCAATATGCCCGATGAACTGGTGGAGATATCCGGTATTGCCTTCCGTAACCTTGACCCCTCTGTGGTTTATACCGAGCAGGACGAAGCGGGCAAAGTATACCAGATCAAGTTAGGTGAACAAAAAACCAAGACCACCAAATTTGCCAAGCCTGGCGATTTTGAAGATATAGCCCTAAGCGGCAACTACGTAATTATGCTGCGCAGCGATGGCAAATTTTACACCTTCCCATTCAGCGAGCTGGGCAAACCTGAGGCATCAGGTGTACAGGAATTTAAAAACCTAATTCCCCCCGGCGAGTACGAAAGCCTTTTTGCTGATGGCGGCAAACTTTACATGGTAGCCAAACACGTGGCAGAAGGCCACCAACGCAAAATCTGCGATGGGTATATGCTCAATGTAGGTGCAGATGGTTCGCTATCAGCAGCCGGCACGTTCAGCATCGACGTAAAGGAGATTGACAAACTGAGCGGCACGCAGCGGACAGATTTCCGCCCATCTGCCATGGCAAGGCATCCGCTGACTAAAGATTGGTACATCTTATCGTCAGTTAACAAGATGCTGGTGGTTACAGACGGCAACTGGAAAGTAAAATCAGTTTATAAATTAACACATCCGGCATTTTTACAGCCCGAAGGCATTGTTTTTGACAAACAGGGAAACCTTTATATCTCTAACGAGGGCGACAAAATTACCCCCGGCACTATACTCAGGTTTAAGTATAACGCGCAACCATAA
- a CDS encoding GAF domain-containing protein — protein MKLPAFPDSPYRIEFSFYPLIERLEKVAAQSDGAEAIEARELLAEIAKHPELRNGIEQMEQITDNAPLIHRLLKDIFPTALTFNEIKAVCLPYIELIFNHTERFKKILNAAGPDFTFAIRDFDQHQSYITSCCLILNELYGTKFDFSRPLFYDIPNAEGIIKHYRILYNADFLEIVPNGEPPLLTPEEIDNLLDNYHDLKLWKSKFPKESYTLKGFAIMNLVDATVENAVSILKGKLLNPAKYSSLKNDLETIFRSIFNVNSIRVGFTSYLNEENKFTPAAFTHRIQSYMLSENISCKCDEMLMPSSFETLIVKEQYLAVSDGVALSKQYPESKLLKHFVKQKIKSFILAPIVKNGVLLGVLEVVSLEKRALHSVNANKLGIVMPYITDTIDRAITEYHNQIQAVIQNEYTTIHPSVQWKFRHEAKKFIQNRQMGNEYVLKEIVFEEVHPLYGQIDIRGSSDVRNYSVQKDIHNQLNILIPLMQKFNLSNDEALLEDMRDLGEFAQILTDFSLPVRTDKEEHIHHLIETRINPMLRRAQQEGHELAGEIEGYFDQLDKELGEFFHYRRQYDASVSIINQKLTLLLDEKQKDAQAIFPHYYERFKTDGVEHNLYIGASIMPTKRFQDEYVRKLRLWQLQTLCEMEYKHHKIKPMLPYPLEVTTLILAFNSTLSIRFRMDEKHFDVDGTYNARFAMVKKRIDKAHIAGTQERIVDVGKITIVYANEADEAEYLQYIATMQAKNILGKTIEHLEVEELPGVIGLKALRVDIIHPQARAV, from the coding sequence ATGAAACTGCCAGCTTTTCCAGATTCACCCTATCGTATTGAGTTCTCTTTTTACCCATTGATAGAAAGACTGGAAAAAGTTGCAGCCCAATCTGACGGTGCCGAGGCCATAGAAGCCCGGGAGTTATTGGCCGAAATAGCTAAACACCCAGAACTGCGCAATGGCATTGAGCAGATGGAGCAGATTACAGATAATGCACCGCTCATCCATCGTCTGCTAAAAGATATTTTCCCTACAGCCCTCACTTTTAACGAGATCAAGGCAGTGTGTTTGCCCTATATTGAACTGATCTTTAATCATACCGAGCGTTTCAAAAAAATACTCAATGCGGCCGGCCCCGATTTTACTTTTGCCATCAGAGACTTTGATCAGCATCAATCGTATATCACCAGCTGTTGCCTGATCCTCAACGAGCTGTACGGCACCAAGTTTGATTTTAGCAGACCGTTGTTTTATGATATCCCCAATGCTGAGGGCATTATTAAACATTACCGCATTTTATACAATGCCGATTTCCTGGAAATTGTGCCTAACGGCGAGCCCCCATTACTTACTCCGGAAGAGATAGACAACCTGTTGGATAACTATCATGACCTGAAGCTTTGGAAATCAAAATTCCCTAAAGAAAGTTATACGCTAAAAGGCTTTGCCATTATGAACCTGGTGGATGCAACGGTTGAGAACGCGGTATCCATACTGAAAGGTAAATTGCTTAACCCGGCCAAATACAGCTCGTTAAAAAATGATTTAGAGACCATCTTCCGTTCTATCTTCAACGTAAATAGCATCAGAGTGGGCTTTACCTCATACCTTAACGAGGAGAACAAGTTTACCCCTGCCGCATTCACGCATCGCATACAAAGCTATATGCTGAGCGAAAACATCTCGTGTAAATGCGATGAAATGCTGATGCCGTCATCATTTGAAACATTAATTGTTAAAGAGCAATACCTGGCCGTGTCTGACGGTGTTGCGCTATCTAAGCAATATCCGGAAAGTAAACTGCTCAAACATTTTGTGAAGCAAAAGATCAAAAGTTTCATCCTGGCGCCGATAGTAAAAAACGGCGTATTGTTGGGTGTACTAGAAGTGGTATCGTTAGAGAAACGGGCGCTGCACAGCGTTAACGCCAATAAACTGGGCATAGTGATGCCGTATATTACCGATACCATTGATCGGGCTATTACCGAGTACCACAACCAGATCCAGGCAGTGATTCAGAATGAGTACACCACCATTCACCCCAGCGTGCAATGGAAGTTCAGACATGAGGCCAAGAAGTTCATCCAGAACCGGCAGATGGGTAATGAATATGTACTCAAAGAGATTGTTTTTGAAGAAGTGCACCCTCTGTACGGACAGATTGATATCCGCGGATCATCAGACGTTCGTAACTATAGTGTACAAAAAGATATTCACAATCAATTGAATATCCTCATTCCGTTAATGCAGAAGTTTAACTTATCTAACGATGAAGCTTTGCTTGAAGACATGCGTGATTTAGGCGAATTTGCCCAAATCCTCACTGACTTTTCACTGCCCGTGCGTACTGATAAAGAAGAGCACATCCATCACCTGATAGAAACACGCATTAACCCAATGCTGCGCAGGGCACAGCAAGAAGGGCATGAACTGGCCGGAGAAATTGAAGGCTATTTTGATCAGCTGGATAAAGAGCTGGGGGAGTTTTTCCACTATCGCCGGCAGTATGATGCTTCGGTATCCATCATCAACCAAAAGCTCACTTTACTGCTTGATGAAAAGCAGAAAGACGCCCAGGCCATATTCCCGCATTATTATGAGCGTTTTAAAACCGACGGTGTTGAGCATAACCTGTACATAGGCGCTTCCATTATGCCTACCAAACGTTTCCAGGACGAGTATGTGCGCAAATTACGGCTATGGCAGTTACAGACGCTTTGCGAAATGGAATACAAGCATCATAAAATAAAACCGATGCTACCCTACCCGCTTGAAGTAACCACGCTGATACTGGCTTTCAACTCTACGCTGTCTATCCGTTTCCGTATGGACGAAAAGCATTTTGATGTGGACGGCACCTATAATGCGCGTTTTGCCATGGTGAAAAAACGCATAGACAAGGCCCATATAGCAGGCACACAAGAGCGTATTGTAGACGTAGGCAAAATCACCATAGTTTATGCCAATGAGGCCGATGAAGCCGAATACCTGCAATACATTGCAACAATGCAAGCCAAAAACATTTTGGGTAAAACCATTGAGCATTTGGAGGTAGAAGAACTACCCGGCGTAATTGGCCTGAAAGCCTTACGGGTAGATATTATACACCCACAGGCTCGGGCTGTTTAA
- a CDS encoding Pycsar system effector family protein, whose product MNYQQLLEEIGEYVRYYYQTHNSDNLIYHNLNHTNDVVDHAVQIANHYQLNDREFFIVIAAAWFHDLGYMTDVKEHETHGANIAEEFLKTHEANAEDIDDVKKCIMATQMPQKPTGLLEEIICDADVYHLGTDDFEKKDKQLRKEVNLLYGLDLSKQEWHKKTIEFLEMHHFHTEYCRLKLTAGKEKNIQMVKDKIAKNEAEAQKEQAKADSKLDQVIDQTSTILPTETDSNTAESTGKKEKKGKRDRPDKGIETMFRISSGNHQRLSDMADNKAHIMITVNSIILSAIISLLLRRLNEYHYLLIPTCILLAISLLAMTFAILSTRPSIPPGTFTRDDVNQKHVNLLFFGNFYKMSLADYTYGMEKMMEDREFLYGSLIRDVYAQGVVLGKKYRLLRISYNIFMFGLIASVLAFVLAAAFNTQVVPA is encoded by the coding sequence ATGAATTATCAGCAGCTTTTAGAAGAGATTGGCGAATATGTGCGCTACTACTATCAAACACATAACAGCGACAATCTCATTTATCATAACCTGAACCATACCAATGATGTGGTAGACCACGCCGTGCAAATTGCCAATCACTACCAGCTGAATGACCGCGAGTTTTTTATAGTCATAGCAGCCGCCTGGTTTCATGATCTGGGCTATATGACCGATGTCAAAGAGCACGAGACACATGGCGCTAACATAGCAGAAGAATTTCTGAAAACCCATGAGGCCAATGCTGAGGATATTGATGACGTAAAGAAATGCATCATGGCCACGCAAATGCCGCAAAAACCTACCGGTTTACTTGAAGAAATTATTTGCGATGCTGACGTATATCATTTAGGTACAGATGATTTTGAAAAGAAAGACAAACAATTACGTAAAGAGGTAAACCTGCTTTACGGATTGGATCTGAGCAAACAGGAATGGCATAAAAAGACTATTGAATTTCTGGAAATGCACCATTTCCACACCGAATATTGCCGTCTGAAACTTACCGCCGGCAAAGAGAAAAACATACAGATGGTTAAAGACAAAATTGCCAAAAACGAAGCCGAAGCACAAAAAGAACAAGCCAAAGCCGATAGCAAGTTAGACCAGGTTATAGATCAGACAAGCACCATTCTGCCAACCGAAACAGACAGCAATACAGCTGAATCAACCGGTAAAAAAGAGAAGAAAGGCAAAAGAGATCGCCCCGATAAAGGCATCGAAACCATGTTCAGGATCAGCTCGGGTAACCACCAGCGCTTGAGTGATATGGCCGATAACAAGGCCCACATCATGATCACGGTTAACTCTATTATACTCTCGGCCATTATCAGTTTACTGCTACGCCGTTTAAATGAGTATCATTACCTGTTGATCCCAACTTGCATCTTGCTGGCCATTAGTTTGCTGGCCATGACCTTTGCCATACTTTCCACCCGCCCTTCCATCCCACCGGGAACTTTTACCCGCGACGATGTGAACCAGAAACACGTTAATCTGCTGTTCTTTGGCAACTTCTATAAAATGTCTCTTGCCGACTATACCTACGGTATGGAGAAGATGATGGAAGACCGCGAGTTTCTGTACGGTAGCCTCATTCGCGACGTGTACGCGCAGGGCGTAGTGCTGGGCAAAAAATATCGCCTGCTGCGCATCTCCTACAACATCTTTATGTTCGGGTTAATTGCCTCTGTATTGGCCTTTGTTCTGGCGGCTGCTTTTAATACCCAAGTAGTTCCAGCGTAA